A genomic window from Candidatus Pelagisphaera phototrophica includes:
- a CDS encoding sulfatase-like hydrolase/transferase, with protein sequence MRFALPLIFLSLMLASCSRETDTSTSQPAQDKPNILFILVDDLGKEWVSAYGAEDIETPNVDRLAATGMKFENAYVMPQCTPTRLSFMTGQYPYRHGWVNHWDVPRWGGGAQYDWNRNPSLARVIKDAGYATAVAGKWQVNDFRVQPEAMVDIGFDEYCMWTGGEGGNPPSDIRYWDPYIHTKQGSRTYVGDYGPDIFTDFLLEFIDDNKEGPFFAYFPMVLTHTRFVTTPDELEASRFVTTPDELEASTDLEKHKAMVRYTDKILGRFMGKLEDLGIRDNTMIIWAADNGTVNTVTGTQKGRKVRGEKSNPVEPGLCVPYIVSAPGLVPQGVTTDGLTDVTDMLPTFAELTGGILQPGYEYDGVSIADHLLGKADDTPRKWILGMGGRNEAQLTEKGVENRFVFRDRVLREKRFKLYVSTERRAEKLVDVLADPEEKTNLIDSSDQEAQAALARLVPLIDTFPERDNDPIYDPLPPRPWDVPITAKSQVWKE encoded by the coding sequence ATGAGATTCGCCTTACCTCTGATATTCTTGTCGTTAATGCTAGCCTCTTGTAGCCGTGAAACCGATACAAGTACTTCTCAGCCGGCTCAAGACAAGCCAAATATCCTCTTTATTCTCGTAGATGATCTGGGAAAAGAATGGGTCAGTGCTTATGGTGCCGAAGATATTGAAACCCCGAATGTCGATCGACTGGCAGCCACGGGGATGAAGTTTGAGAACGCTTATGTAATGCCCCAGTGCACGCCTACGCGGTTGAGCTTCATGACGGGTCAGTACCCTTACCGGCACGGATGGGTGAATCACTGGGATGTACCTAGATGGGGCGGAGGAGCTCAATACGATTGGAACCGTAATCCAAGTCTGGCACGCGTTATCAAGGATGCCGGTTATGCGACAGCCGTAGCGGGCAAGTGGCAGGTGAACGACTTTCGTGTGCAGCCGGAGGCTATGGTGGATATCGGTTTCGACGAGTATTGCATGTGGACGGGAGGCGAAGGAGGCAATCCTCCCAGTGACATTCGTTATTGGGATCCGTATATTCATACCAAGCAAGGAAGCCGGACTTATGTTGGGGATTATGGACCAGACATCTTCACTGACTTCCTTTTAGAATTCATCGATGACAATAAGGAAGGTCCCTTTTTCGCGTACTTTCCTATGGTGTTGACGCACACACGATTTGTGACGACTCCCGATGAGCTCGAGGCTTCACGATTTGTGACGACTCCCGATGAGCTCGAGGCTTCGACTGATTTGGAGAAGCACAAGGCTATGGTGCGATATACCGACAAAATACTCGGCCGTTTTATGGGCAAGCTCGAGGATCTGGGTATACGGGATAATACAATGATCATATGGGCTGCGGATAATGGAACGGTGAATACGGTAACAGGAACACAGAAGGGTCGGAAAGTTCGTGGGGAGAAATCGAATCCCGTCGAGCCAGGACTGTGCGTTCCCTATATTGTAAGCGCACCCGGGTTAGTGCCGCAGGGCGTTACAACGGACGGCCTGACCGATGTTACAGACATGCTTCCGACCTTTGCCGAATTAACGGGCGGAATCTTGCAGCCAGGATATGAATACGACGGAGTTTCCATCGCTGACCATTTACTGGGTAAAGCGGATGATACACCGCGAAAATGGATTTTGGGAATGGGGGGAAGGAACGAGGCGCAACTAACCGAAAAGGGTGTTGAGAACCGATTCGTGTTTAGAGATCGAGTTCTGCGCGAAAAACGGTTCAAGCTTTATGTGTCAACGGAACGAAGAGCGGAAAAGCTGGTAGACGTACTCGCCGATCCAGAAGAAAAGACAAACTTGATCGACAGTTCAGATCAGGAAGCTCAAGCGGCACTGGCTCGCTTAGTTCCACTGATTGACACCTTCCCGGAAAGGGACAATGACCCGATTTACGACCCACTTCCTCCACGGCCCTGGGACGTACCCATCACGGCAAAGAGTCAGGTTTGGAAGGAATAA
- a CDS encoding SDR family oxidoreductase has protein sequence MKTVLITGANRGLGLEFAKQYQLDEWEVIACCRNPDDVPELLESGVSVSQLNLLDFEAINRFAETLKGKPIDLLINNAGIHDRSKEEGFLGIETERWIDGFKVNAMAPVLLTQALVDNLSASENPVAATIGSQAGCLTLYDSGGLYLYRTSKAAAHSATVILSNDLKTLGIPYVCLRPGHTKTDMGGSDAPYEIDESVRMMRQTLAKVDISQTGCFIDRTGELIPWNMEKDLNI, from the coding sequence ATGAAGACAGTATTGATCACAGGAGCCAATCGAGGATTAGGACTGGAGTTTGCCAAGCAGTATCAATTGGATGAATGGGAGGTGATTGCCTGTTGTCGGAATCCAGATGATGTGCCGGAACTGTTAGAATCGGGTGTTTCTGTCTCCCAATTGAATCTTCTCGACTTCGAAGCGATTAACCGGTTTGCGGAAACGCTCAAGGGGAAGCCGATTGACTTGTTGATCAACAACGCGGGCATACACGACCGTAGCAAAGAAGAGGGATTCTTGGGTATTGAAACGGAACGTTGGATTGATGGGTTTAAGGTTAACGCGATGGCACCGGTTTTATTGACTCAGGCACTAGTCGATAATCTTTCCGCTTCAGAAAATCCTGTTGCGGCGACGATTGGCAGTCAGGCAGGTTGTCTCACGCTCTACGATTCGGGTGGGCTCTATCTTTACCGCACTAGCAAGGCGGCGGCCCATTCTGCTACAGTTATACTGTCGAATGATTTGAAAACCTTGGGAATCCCCTACGTTTGTCTCCGCCCAGGCCATACGAAAACGGATATGGGTGGGAGCGATGCACCTTACGAAATCGATGAATCTGTGAGGATGATGCGGCAGACATTAGCAAAAGTGGATATATCGCAAACCGGTTGTTTTATAGATCGTACAGGAGAGCTCATCCCATGGAATATGGAGAAGGATTTGAATATTTAG
- a CDS encoding sugar phosphate isomerase/epimerase family protein: protein MKDFTNSKNSINRRQAIGSTGALFAGLCAPPLAQAIKPITRASKSPLKLSLAAYSLRRYLPDTRRNPKAKSEMDMLGFVDYAATLGVEGAELTSYFMPSPLTAPEKNALKRRAHTLGLDISGGAIGNNFTYNPGSEEGLVQMRYTREWIDHYADIGAPVIRVFGGKPPSSFSEKKAVQNIITNMRIACDYAGDKGVVLAMENHDFLINIDRMLPIIEAIDSPWFGVCFDSGNIAPTSNPYKELARIAPYSVNAQIKVEIPVNGKKEHTDLARIINILKNANYRGYLTLEYESSEDPYKAIPKYLKKLRDLIS, encoded by the coding sequence GTGAAAGATTTCACCAATTCAAAAAACTCGATCAACCGCCGCCAGGCGATTGGTTCCACCGGCGCTCTTTTCGCTGGCCTCTGCGCACCTCCCCTTGCTCAAGCGATCAAACCGATCACTCGAGCCAGCAAGTCTCCCCTCAAGTTGAGTCTCGCTGCCTACTCCTTGCGTAGGTATCTTCCCGATACTCGAAGAAATCCTAAAGCAAAAAGCGAAATGGATATGCTCGGGTTTGTCGACTACGCCGCAACTCTCGGAGTTGAAGGAGCTGAATTAACGAGCTATTTCATGCCCAGCCCTTTGACAGCCCCCGAGAAGAATGCACTGAAGCGACGAGCCCATACGCTTGGCCTCGATATCAGCGGAGGCGCCATCGGAAACAATTTCACGTACAACCCTGGAAGCGAAGAGGGATTGGTGCAGATGCGTTACACGCGTGAATGGATTGATCACTACGCGGATATTGGTGCTCCCGTGATTCGCGTGTTTGGAGGGAAACCCCCTAGTAGTTTTTCCGAAAAAAAGGCGGTGCAGAACATCATTACCAACATGCGCATCGCTTGCGACTATGCGGGAGACAAAGGGGTTGTCCTTGCAATGGAAAACCATGACTTCCTCATCAATATCGACCGAATGCTTCCAATTATCGAAGCAATCGATTCGCCTTGGTTCGGAGTATGTTTCGATTCTGGGAACATCGCCCCCACGAGCAACCCCTACAAAGAGCTTGCACGTATTGCGCCTTATTCCGTTAACGCACAAATAAAGGTGGAGATTCCAGTAAACGGGAAGAAAGAACATACCGATCTTGCACGAATCATCAATATCCTTAAAAATGCTAACTATAGAGGGTATTTAACTCTTGAATACGAAAGCTCCGAGGACCCTTACAAAGCTATTCCCAAATACCTAAAGAAACTACGGGATCTGATTTCTTAG
- a CDS encoding DUF1501 domain-containing protein codes for MSQNLRQQIAANQAAARSLNRRSFLYSMGASLGSIALTGLDAMATSSPARPLALKKPHLSPKAKNCIFLMMEGGPSHIDTFDPKPALKGLHLQKFTRSGEAKSAMESGTRYYVQSPWASRQIGQSGAWMTEPWQHLAGVADDICFYRGCQVDSVNHPTAMFQVNTGNRFGGDPAMGSWVTYGLGSENQDLPGFIVLPELSYPQGGSPNWGNGYLPAHYQGTPLRPQGSPILDLKPTAGISPEHQRENLNLLSRFNHDHLEDHPWQDDLQARIENYELAFRMQIQVPGILNIDQEDDKTKELYGIGDDETEVFGRKLLLARRLVEKGVRFVQAYSGGWDSHDFLERAHGQRIRNIDKPIAGLIKDLKQRGLLDETLIVWCGEFGRSPDNGIRDGGAAYGRDHNSNAMTMWFAGGGVNAGHTVGATDELGAEAVDVVHNIRDVHVSLLSLLGLDDNKLTYFHAGRFKQMSQFGGQIIPELIA; via the coding sequence ATGAGCCAAAACCTACGCCAACAGATCGCCGCTAACCAGGCTGCCGCCCGCTCCCTTAATCGTCGTAGCTTTCTCTACAGTATGGGAGCGAGCCTCGGAAGTATCGCCCTCACTGGACTCGATGCCATGGCCACCTCCTCACCAGCAAGACCACTCGCGCTCAAAAAACCGCACCTTTCCCCCAAAGCCAAAAACTGCATTTTCCTCATGATGGAAGGCGGTCCGAGCCATATCGATACCTTCGATCCCAAGCCGGCTCTTAAAGGCCTCCATTTGCAAAAGTTCACTCGCAGCGGAGAAGCTAAATCCGCCATGGAAAGCGGTACCCGCTACTACGTGCAAAGCCCATGGGCTTCGCGTCAAATTGGTCAATCCGGCGCTTGGATGACTGAGCCCTGGCAACATCTGGCTGGAGTAGCGGACGACATCTGCTTTTATCGCGGTTGCCAGGTCGATTCGGTCAACCATCCCACCGCGATGTTTCAGGTAAATACCGGAAATCGCTTTGGGGGCGATCCAGCTATGGGATCTTGGGTGACCTATGGCCTCGGATCCGAAAACCAGGACCTACCGGGATTCATTGTTCTTCCTGAATTATCGTATCCACAAGGTGGATCACCCAATTGGGGTAACGGCTATTTGCCGGCACACTACCAGGGAACCCCTTTACGCCCCCAGGGATCCCCCATCCTCGACTTAAAACCAACTGCTGGAATCTCTCCTGAGCATCAGCGTGAAAATCTAAATCTCCTAAGTCGTTTTAATCACGATCACCTGGAGGATCATCCCTGGCAGGACGACCTGCAAGCACGAATCGAAAACTACGAACTCGCCTTCCGGATGCAAATACAGGTGCCTGGAATTCTCAATATTGACCAAGAAGACGATAAAACGAAAGAGCTTTATGGGATCGGTGACGATGAAACGGAGGTTTTCGGCCGAAAGCTACTCCTCGCCCGTCGGCTTGTAGAAAAAGGCGTCCGCTTTGTACAAGCCTATTCCGGAGGTTGGGATTCCCACGATTTCTTAGAGCGGGCTCACGGACAACGTATCCGGAATATCGACAAGCCCATTGCGGGCTTGATCAAGGATCTCAAACAGCGCGGATTGCTAGACGAAACATTGATCGTCTGGTGCGGTGAGTTCGGCCGTAGTCCAGATAATGGTATTCGCGATGGAGGCGCCGCCTACGGACGCGACCACAATTCCAACGCAATGACCATGTGGTTTGCCGGCGGAGGCGTAAACGCGGGCCATACCGTCGGAGCCACTGACGAATTAGGGGCGGAAGCCGTGGACGTCGTGCACAACATTCGAGACGTCCACGTCTCTTTACTTAGTCTTTTGGGGCTCGACGACAATAAGCTCACCTACTTCCACGCCGGCCGCTTCAAGCAAATGTCCCAATTCGGGGGACAGATTATACCCGAACTGATAGCGTAG
- a CDS encoding sulfatase, which yields MIIGIDDLRPELNCYGATHIHSPNIDKLAARGTLFNYAYAQYAVCGPSRSSMFTSLRPDSTKAYNNKTQFRDNRPNAESLPEFFKNRGYKTFGFGKVLHNTHRDPKSWSEPQHYILEKQYASPEYKDKRAGIDGIHESNKLIPLFEAPDVSDDAYRDGETNLAAIAKLKSAAKSEIPFLLFIGYHKPHTPFNAPKKYWDLYKPDTLPLASNPYPPRGAPEFALSPWNYVRSFGGMPAKGPLPEPLARQTRHAYFACVSYIDSLIGELIAALEETGEADNTLIALWSDHGYQLGHHGMWCKHTNFETSTRIPFIIVDPRKGEHGQRTHARVELIDMYPTLVDLAGFDLPESIEGKSLTPLIVDPKAWDHQDTAAFSQFYRSGYRGYSVRTLNLRYTEWRSAKTGKIVAQELYDHRSDPQENVNVAESPEHNKQLLYTQSRLHLQWSLE from the coding sequence TTGATCATCGGTATTGACGATCTGCGTCCAGAACTAAATTGCTACGGGGCAACGCACATCCATTCGCCGAACATCGACAAACTCGCCGCCCGCGGAACGCTCTTTAATTATGCCTACGCCCAATATGCAGTCTGCGGGCCTTCCCGCTCCAGCATGTTCACCAGCCTTCGTCCCGATTCGACAAAGGCCTACAACAACAAAACCCAATTCCGCGACAATCGGCCCAATGCAGAGTCACTTCCCGAATTTTTCAAAAATAGGGGATATAAAACATTTGGTTTCGGCAAGGTCCTCCACAATACCCACCGGGATCCAAAGTCCTGGAGTGAACCCCAGCACTATATTCTCGAGAAGCAATACGCCTCCCCCGAGTACAAAGACAAAAGGGCAGGGATCGATGGCATCCATGAATCCAATAAACTCATACCATTATTTGAAGCGCCCGATGTCAGCGATGATGCCTATCGTGATGGGGAGACAAACCTAGCTGCGATCGCGAAACTAAAATCGGCCGCCAAATCCGAGATCCCGTTTCTTCTCTTTATCGGTTACCACAAGCCACACACACCGTTCAACGCCCCAAAGAAATATTGGGATCTCTACAAGCCAGATACTCTACCGTTGGCGTCGAATCCTTATCCACCCAGGGGCGCTCCCGAGTTCGCCCTTTCCCCATGGAACTATGTACGCAGCTTCGGTGGCATGCCAGCAAAAGGACCCCTTCCAGAACCCCTCGCGCGTCAAACGCGCCATGCCTACTTCGCCTGTGTCAGCTATATTGATTCTCTCATCGGAGAACTGATTGCGGCGCTTGAAGAAACCGGTGAGGCGGACAACACCCTCATTGCCCTCTGGTCTGATCACGGATACCAGCTTGGTCATCATGGCATGTGGTGCAAACACACGAACTTTGAGACCTCCACTCGAATTCCCTTCATAATAGTCGATCCACGAAAAGGGGAACATGGTCAACGTACCCACGCTCGAGTCGAACTTATTGATATGTATCCAACCCTTGTTGACTTGGCTGGATTCGACCTGCCAGAGAGTATCGAAGGTAAATCCTTGACCCCGCTAATAGTAGATCCCAAGGCCTGGGATCATCAAGATACGGCAGCCTTCAGCCAATTCTATCGATCAGGCTATAGGGGCTACTCCGTCCGAACGCTAAACCTCCGGTACACCGAATGGCGGAGTGCCAAAACCGGAAAAATCGTGGCTCAAGAACTCTACGACCACCGCAGCGATCCTCAAGAAAACGTGAACGTAGCAGAATCACCGGAACATAATAAACAGCTGCTCTACACCCAATCCCGCCTCCATCTGCAATGGTCGTTAGAGTAA
- a CDS encoding lactonase family protein, with amino-acid sequence MRSFPNSFPTLLYILCVLGFHSLGADFKAYLPSRMTNQLWIVQATEKGDQLTLSVDKKVDLGFSAVTIVAHPERSLLYVSTNVGEEGNSPGATITLEADGSYKGHRSLTLEHGYAYLSLDHDQRFLLGANYREGHIDIYPLDKYGIPGSRVAFLDEGRTAAHAILPSPDNRFVYIPYVKESNAILQYAFDNTSGALTPLDPHNANPPEGTGPRHIAYHPTLPFVYFSNEQGLGASVYQRDLASGQLTLHQVVDVVSENQRPESGVSASDCFLSPDGKFLFTGQRSGNETALPNGINRYRVADDASLEHLGLTPTGEIPWGLAFSPDGNVLLVTAHGRGILHAFRLTKQGELIPVATLPIDERISDLVTR; translated from the coding sequence ATGAGATCATTTCCAAATTCTTTCCCAACCCTGCTGTATATTCTTTGTGTTCTTGGGTTCCATTCTCTCGGAGCCGACTTCAAAGCCTACCTCCCAAGCCGAATGACCAACCAACTTTGGATCGTCCAGGCTACAGAAAAAGGCGATCAGCTCACCCTATCCGTCGACAAAAAGGTAGATCTTGGTTTCAGTGCTGTCACGATCGTCGCCCACCCGGAAAGATCGTTGCTTTACGTTTCTACCAACGTCGGTGAGGAAGGAAACTCCCCGGGAGCAACCATCACTCTAGAAGCCGACGGCAGCTACAAGGGGCACCGGTCCCTAACGCTGGAACATGGTTACGCCTACCTCTCGCTGGATCATGATCAAAGATTTCTCCTAGGGGCTAACTATCGTGAGGGTCACATTGATATCTACCCCCTCGACAAATATGGCATACCCGGCTCGCGCGTCGCCTTCCTCGACGAAGGTCGAACCGCCGCTCACGCGATCCTTCCGTCGCCTGACAATCGATTCGTTTACATACCTTATGTAAAAGAGTCCAACGCCATCCTCCAGTACGCCTTCGACAACACCTCCGGCGCTCTCACGCCACTCGATCCCCATAACGCCAACCCCCCCGAAGGTACCGGCCCTCGCCACATCGCTTACCATCCAACACTCCCTTTCGTCTACTTCAGTAACGAACAAGGCCTCGGTGCTTCCGTTTACCAAAGAGATCTTGCCAGTGGCCAGCTGACCCTCCACCAAGTCGTCGATGTTGTATCCGAAAATCAACGTCCGGAAAGCGGTGTCTCCGCTTCAGACTGCTTCCTTAGCCCCGATGGCAAATTCCTGTTCACCGGCCAACGCAGTGGCAACGAAACTGCCCTGCCCAATGGCATCAACCGTTATCGTGTAGCCGACGATGCTTCTCTAGAGCATCTTGGCCTCACGCCCACCGGTGAAATTCCATGGGGTCTCGCTTTCTCCCCCGACGGAAACGTCCTTCTTGTCACCGCACACGGGAGAGGTATCCTCCACGCCTTCCGTCTCACAAAGCAAGGGGAGCTCATACCAGTGGCGACTCTCCCCATTGATGAGCGTATATCGGATCTCGTCACTCGTTAG
- a CDS encoding PSD1 and planctomycete cytochrome C domain-containing protein — MAWTAALLTGIGLENLQAEVAEEFSDGEKLFALKVMPTLADKCFSCHGDDPEKIEADLDLTHLEGLLRGGESFDDVVIPGDSEFSFIMEAIRWDNPDYEMPPKENNRLTEKQTWAIRDWIDAGAPWPEEDRVALIRDQYAEGVIVQTSGALSDEWANRRYKEEDLWAYQPIRNPVVPGTHAKSTNPIDAFIDYRLEQYDITAAQPADRRTLIRRATFDLIGLPPVPAEIEAFIKDNRPDLEAFKDVIERLLADPRYGEQWGRHWLDVTRYADSSGFSNDYERPSAWRYRDYVIRSFNQDKPYDQFIIEQIAGDEWDPENPEMILATGFLRMGSWEHTGMSVARITRQQFLDDVTDIVGQAFLSHPLQCASCHDHKFDPIPTKDYYRIQAVFNTTHFADREVPFQEYEHLVDTDEVKVMENRIQYFAEMRDTLNQKQKTAREQWCIDNGVPVGTRRELVKQGIPEEKLPPRNLGLTDEEIGIVKVGQKNVARTEFEMKKFEPYAMSVYTGPTPEKPQSSGSMLTMPENPSESGTYESSHILIGGDPFGRGEEVTPGVFSALPGSNDTIEANPWNTIPKSPEGRRLAFAKWLASSDNVLVPRSIANRIWSYHFSRGIAGNPNNFGAMAGKPTHPELLDFLATRFIENGWSIKDLHRLILSSETYRRSTEHKNRELVIEKDPLGESYAVFKHRRLSAEELRDTMLFVSGELSSTIGGLPARPEINMDVALQPRQVMGSYAASYEPSRTPELRNRRSVYAKKIRGLRNPFMEVFNQPSPDESCEFRHASTVTPQVFSLFNGEDSLNRSIATAINLLENNKTRKKAVETLFQRAYGRKPDKEELVLSLEHWKKMEDRHEGLAFPPRKLPREVERSAVEEMTGAPFSFKEVLFGFEDYVADPSLADVDAKTRALSDLCLVVFNSNEFLYVY; from the coding sequence ATGGCTTGGACTGCGGCACTACTCACGGGAATTGGTCTCGAAAACCTGCAAGCAGAAGTAGCTGAAGAATTCAGCGATGGGGAAAAACTGTTCGCCCTGAAGGTGATGCCCACGCTGGCCGACAAGTGCTTCTCGTGCCACGGCGATGACCCCGAGAAAATCGAAGCTGACCTAGACCTCACGCATTTAGAAGGACTGCTTAGAGGAGGGGAATCCTTCGATGACGTGGTCATACCGGGCGACTCGGAATTCAGCTTCATCATGGAAGCGATCCGCTGGGATAATCCAGACTACGAGATGCCTCCCAAAGAAAACAATCGGCTCACTGAGAAGCAAACTTGGGCCATTCGCGATTGGATTGACGCGGGCGCCCCTTGGCCAGAGGAGGACCGAGTAGCCCTTATTCGCGATCAATACGCTGAGGGAGTGATCGTGCAAACCAGCGGAGCGCTTTCAGATGAATGGGCCAATCGTCGGTATAAGGAAGAAGATCTTTGGGCCTATCAACCGATTAGGAATCCCGTCGTTCCCGGTACACATGCCAAGAGCACCAACCCCATCGACGCCTTCATTGACTATCGACTGGAGCAATACGACATCACCGCGGCGCAACCGGCAGACCGGCGAACCTTGATCCGTAGGGCAACATTCGACCTCATCGGCCTACCACCCGTTCCCGCGGAGATTGAAGCCTTCATCAAGGACAATCGGCCGGATCTTGAAGCTTTCAAGGATGTGATCGAGCGATTGCTAGCCGATCCCAGATATGGTGAGCAATGGGGCCGTCACTGGTTGGATGTGACCCGATATGCGGACTCTTCCGGGTTTTCCAATGACTATGAGCGTCCAAGCGCCTGGCGGTACCGCGACTATGTCATCCGCTCGTTCAATCAGGACAAGCCCTACGACCAGTTTATCATCGAGCAAATCGCTGGCGACGAATGGGACCCAGAGAACCCCGAAATGATTCTAGCCACCGGTTTCCTCCGTATGGGTTCCTGGGAGCACACTGGCATGTCCGTGGCTCGGATCACGCGGCAACAGTTTCTCGACGATGTGACCGACATTGTGGGACAGGCCTTCCTTTCCCATCCACTGCAATGCGCCAGCTGCCACGACCACAAATTTGATCCCATCCCCACCAAAGACTACTACCGCATCCAGGCGGTTTTCAACACGACTCATTTCGCGGATCGCGAAGTCCCCTTCCAAGAATACGAACATCTGGTTGATACGGATGAAGTCAAAGTCATGGAGAATCGAATACAGTATTTCGCTGAAATGCGGGATACGCTCAACCAAAAACAGAAGACGGCCCGCGAGCAATGGTGCATCGACAATGGCGTCCCTGTAGGAACGCGTAGGGAGCTCGTAAAACAAGGGATTCCAGAAGAGAAACTGCCGCCTCGTAATCTAGGTTTGACCGATGAAGAAATCGGCATCGTCAAAGTGGGACAGAAAAATGTCGCCCGAACTGAGTTCGAAATGAAGAAATTCGAGCCTTACGCCATGTCAGTCTACACAGGGCCTACGCCAGAGAAACCCCAAAGTTCAGGGTCTATGCTGACCATGCCAGAGAACCCCAGCGAAAGTGGAACCTACGAGAGTTCACATATCCTGATCGGAGGAGACCCTTTCGGACGCGGAGAAGAAGTCACCCCAGGCGTTTTCAGCGCTTTACCCGGATCGAACGATACCATTGAAGCCAACCCTTGGAATACGATTCCTAAGTCACCCGAAGGTCGTCGTCTGGCATTCGCCAAATGGCTGGCCAGCTCAGACAATGTTCTCGTCCCGCGTTCTATCGCTAACCGGATCTGGAGCTACCACTTTTCTCGAGGAATCGCGGGGAATCCCAACAATTTTGGAGCGATGGCAGGGAAGCCGACGCATCCTGAGTTGCTCGATTTTCTCGCTACCAGATTTATCGAAAATGGTTGGTCGATAAAGGACCTCCATCGACTCATCCTGTCTTCCGAGACTTATCGGCGTTCCACAGAACACAAGAACCGGGAACTCGTCATCGAAAAGGATCCCCTGGGTGAATCCTACGCTGTATTCAAGCATCGGAGACTGAGTGCGGAAGAACTGCGAGACACCATGCTTTTTGTGTCAGGCGAGTTGAGCTCGACCATTGGCGGACTGCCCGCCCGCCCTGAAATCAATATGGATGTGGCCCTCCAACCTCGCCAAGTGATGGGCTCCTACGCCGCATCCTATGAGCCTTCCCGAACCCCTGAGCTGCGAAACCGCCGCTCTGTCTACGCAAAAAAGATCCGTGGACTACGCAACCCATTCATGGAAGTCTTCAATCAACCCAGTCCTGACGAGTCCTGCGAGTTTCGCCATGCCTCCACCGTAACACCCCAGGTTTTCAGCCTCTTTAATGGCGAAGACTCCCTCAATCGTTCCATCGCTACTGCGATAAACCTTCTGGAAAATAACAAAACACGCAAAAAGGCAGTCGAAACCCTCTTTCAACGTGCCTACGGGCGTAAACCTGACAAAGAGGAGCTTGTGCTATCTCTCGAACACTGGAAAAAAATGGAGGATCGTCACGAGGGCCTGGCCTTCCCTCCAAGAAAACTCCCCAGAGAAGTGGAGCGCTCCGCAGTTGAGGAAATGACAGGTGCACCCTTTAGCTTTAAGGAAGTCCTGTTTGGCTTCGAGGACTACGTAGCTGACCCTTCACTAGCTGACGTTGATGCGAAAACTCGAGCCCTGTCCGATCTTTGCCTAGTCGTATTCAACAGTAACGAATTTCTCTATGTTTACTAG